In Bacteroidota bacterium, a single window of DNA contains:
- a CDS encoding GNAT family N-acetyltransferase, which produces MNDKIEIRKIQFGSGQYKEELELRNNVLRLPLGLSLYDENLTKEADDVHLGAFAGDRLVGVLILTTVGGNEIKMRQVGVAEAWRGKDVGAKLVAFAEDVARSLGRKKMVLNARKSVIGFYEKLGYEKLGGEFVEVTIPHQKMKKDL; this is translated from the coding sequence ATGAATGACAAGATCGAGATACGGAAGATCCAATTTGGCTCGGGCCAATACAAGGAAGAGCTGGAATTGAGGAATAACGTGCTGCGTTTGCCGCTCGGGCTGAGTTTGTATGATGAGAATTTGACGAAGGAGGCCGATGACGTTCATCTTGGCGCCTTTGCCGGGGACCGGCTCGTCGGGGTCCTTATCCTGACGACAGTAGGCGGAAATGAGATCAAGATGCGTCAGGTTGGCGTTGCCGAGGCCTGGAGAGGGAAGGATGTAGGGGCAAAGTTGGTAGCATTCGCCGAAGATGTCGCCAGGAGCTTGGGCCGGAAGAAGATGGTGCTGAACGCAAGAAAATCCGTGATCGGTTTTTATGAAAAACTTGGATATGAAAAACTGGGAGGCGAGTTTGTCGAAGTCACAATTCCTCACCAAAAGATGAAGAAAGACCTGTGA
- a CDS encoding pitrilysin family protein: MVNKRFFISLLALFAWSALTAQVNIKFTEYTLPNGLHVILHEDHSSPIVSQVVVYHVGSKNENPDRTGFAHFFEHLMFEGSPNIPRGEFFKMVQNAGGELNAYTSFDKTVYYITVPSNQLELAMWMESERMLHLKVDSIGIETQRSVVKEERRQSLDNRPYGSLIEQTFSHAYKVHPYRWVPIGSFQYIDRASYDEFYQFYKSFYLPNNACLVIAGDIDTAKTKALVDKYYGGIPKGTKEIYRPTIVEPPQTAEVRDTVYDNIQLPAVIEAYHMPAEGTKDYYALSMLTTLLSGGESSRLTKRLVDKEKVALGVQSFPFDLEDPSLFLLFGVANFGRSPKEIESSIWDEIQKVKDSLITDNELTKIRNEEETGFIEKNSTDQGKATELANYYLFFGDANLINSEINKFMAVTKEDIKRVANQYLTEKNRAVLYYLPKTKVQ, from the coding sequence GTGGTTAATAAACGCTTCTTCATTTCCTTGCTTGCGCTGTTTGCATGGAGCGCGCTGACAGCCCAGGTCAACATCAAGTTCACCGAATACACGCTCCCCAACGGCCTTCACGTTATTCTGCACGAAGATCATTCATCGCCCATCGTTTCGCAGGTCGTCGTCTACCACGTCGGATCGAAGAATGAAAACCCAGACAGGACCGGCTTCGCCCACTTTTTCGAGCATTTGATGTTTGAAGGTTCGCCGAACATCCCCCGCGGTGAATTCTTCAAGATGGTGCAAAACGCCGGCGGAGAGCTTAATGCATATACAAGCTTCGACAAAACGGTTTATTATATCACGGTCCCGTCAAATCAATTGGAGCTCGCGATGTGGATGGAGTCAGAGCGGATGCTGCATCTTAAGGTCGATTCCATCGGGATCGAAACCCAGCGTTCGGTCGTGAAGGAGGAACGGAGACAGAGTCTCGATAACAGGCCGTACGGGTCACTCATCGAACAGACGTTCTCGCACGCGTACAAGGTCCATCCCTACCGCTGGGTTCCGATCGGCTCATTCCAGTATATCGACAGGGCATCGTACGACGAGTTCTATCAGTTCTATAAATCGTTCTACCTTCCCAACAACGCCTGTCTCGTGATCGCCGGAGACATCGACACCGCAAAGACAAAGGCGCTGGTCGACAAATACTACGGCGGCATTCCAAAGGGAACGAAGGAAATATACCGGCCCACGATCGTCGAGCCGCCGCAGACCGCCGAGGTGCGCGACACGGTGTACGACAACATCCAGCTCCCTGCCGTGATCGAAGCTTACCATATGCCGGCGGAGGGAACAAAGGACTACTACGCCCTCAGCATGCTGACGACGCTCCTTTCGGGGGGAGAAAGTTCGCGGCTCACGAAACGTCTTGTCGACAAAGAGAAGGTCGCGCTCGGCGTACAGTCGTTCCCGTTCGACCTCGAGGACCCGTCGCTGTTCCTTCTTTTCGGCGTCGCCAACTTCGGAAGATCGCCGAAGGAGATCGAATCGAGCATTTGGGATGAGATCCAGAAGGTCAAAGATTCTCTCATCACCGACAACGAGCTGACGAAAATCCGGAACGAGGAAGAAACGGGCTTCATCGAAAAAAATTCGACCGACCAGGGAAAAGCGACCGAGCTGGCGAATTATTATCTCTTTTTCGGCGACGCAAACCTCATCAATTCCGAGATCAACAAATTCATGGCCGTGACGAAAGAAGACATCAAGCGCGTCGCGAACCAATACCTGACCGAAAAGAACAGGGCCGTTCTCTATTATTTACCAAAAACAAAAGTCCAGTAG